In the genome of Leishmania panamensis strain MHOM/PA/94/PSC-1 chromosome 17 sequence, one region contains:
- a CDS encoding hypothetical protein (TriTrypDB/GeneDB-style sysID: LpmP.17.0300) has translation MLRTVKYIIGAVVAVAAFTAVLAIMMSVTERVPNGTYCGSYAGGLVVGNMTIRAVSSTFDMFLTGLGLQLACKNELFVYDMKTHEATVIGAKDPNNCIGSILTKNNLTLRVFFDPHADIVTLDLGLAKIECKRCPALSYFGSAL, from the coding sequence ATGCTTCGCACCGTGAAGTACATCATCGGCGCCGTagtggctgttgctgccttTACCGCAGTACTCGCGATTATGATGTCAGTCACGGAGAGAGTGCCAAACGGTACCTACTGCGGCAGCTATGCAGGTGGCCTTGTGGTAGGTAATATGACCATAAGGGCCGTCTCAAGCACCTTTGATATGTTCTTGACAGGCCTGGGCCTGCAACTGGCGTGCAAGAATGAGCTGTTTGTGTACGATATGAAGACGCATGAGGCAACGGTGATTGGCGCTAAAGATCCCAACAACTGCATCGGCTCAATCCTCACGAAAAACAATTTGACTTTGCGTGTCTTCTTTGATCCGCACGCTGACATCGTCACTCTGGATTTAGGCCTTGCGAAGATCGAGTGTAAAAGGTGCCCTGCCTTGTCCTATTTTGGAAGTGCTTTATGA
- a CDS encoding tRNA-dihydrouridine synthase, putative (TriTrypDB/GeneDB-style sysID: LpmP.17.0310) codes for MSEVREPGGASGMPVASGHPAIWDAAVSLPEQPALVMPTPESTSRPPITTDKGVCPVKAEYLRPAPARVILDVEGRTRGMNKGAAREHSEFVQGTQRPTWEGEQNFFFGATLQKIKKTVREAKQRQPKQQQEQQRSLVSKDGAVLAETTSVETTEQTAAAVAAEEGELLVVGQKRERSSSAEKAPITAVPALDAATKFNSDEPTARPSHTEESLREVIARQSSSRGLFSEKLVLAPLTTVGNLPFRRICKSFGADVTLSEMAVVFNLSRLQKSEWSLLRRHESEDIFGIQLAVSRPQEAATFAQVLEASGFSYDFLDINCGCPVEKLVKSGCGCGLWERTGRLRDVVENLAIHQSRPVTIKCRIGFDEAMPTLHQQIHQYSTWGAAAVTVHGRSRKQRYTKFANWDYVDQCAQLSSLPVIGNGDIMSLEDVLEHRRRQPHITSHMIGRGALIKPWLFEEIKSGQVKDISSSERLDMLREFCGCGMAHWGSDERGVMATRRFLCEWLSFLHRYVPVGLLERLPQRINERPPFYEGRNELETLMSSDSVTDWIRISELLLGPVEEKFRFTPKHKSNSYEHAAGLDGDLRAEG; via the coding sequence ATGAGCGAAGTAAGAGAACCAGGGGGCGCTTCTGGGATGCCGGTGGCATCTGGGCATCCCGCCATCTGGGATGCCGCGGTGTCGTTGCCGGAGCAACCGGCGCTGGTAATGCCCACCCCGGAGTCTACCTCTCGCCCACCCATCACGACCGATAAGGGTGTCTGTCCGGTGAAGGCAGAGTACTTACGTCCAGCCCCGGCGCGCGTCATCCTTGATGTAGAGGGTCGCACGCGCGGCATGAACAAGGGTGCCGCGCGCGAACACTCGGAGTTCGTACAGGGCACGCAGCGCCCCACGTGGGAGGGTGAGCAGAACTTCTTCTTCGGGGCGACGCTGCAGAAGATCAAGAAGACCGTTCGTGaagcgaagcagcggcaacccaagcagcagcaggagcagcaacgaAGCCTCGTCAGCAAGGACGGCGCTGTCCTTGCGGAGACCACGTCGGTGGAGACAACTGAgcagacagcagcagcggtggctgccgAGGAAGGTGAGCTTCTGGTAGTTGGGCAGAAGCGCGAGCGCAGTTCCTCGGCTGAGAAGGCACCCATAACAGCAGTGCCGGCACTTGACGCGGCCACGAAGTTTAACAGCGATGAGCCGACGGCTCGCCCctcacacacagaggagagcTTGCGCGAGGTAATTGCGCGCCAGTCAAGCTCACGCGGTTTATTCTCCGAGAAACTGGTACTGGCGCCACTGACCACGGTCGGCAATCTGCCCTTTCGCCGCATCTGCAAATCCTTCGGCGCGGACGTCACGCTGAGCGAGATGGCGGTGGTCTTTAACTTAAGTCGACTGCAGAAGAGTGAgtggtcgctgctgcgccggcacGAGAGCGAGGACATCTTCGGTATCCAACTGGCCGTCTCTCGCCCGCAGGAAGCAGCGACCTTTGCACAAGTGTTGGAGGCGTCGGGTTTCTCATACGACTTCCTCGACATTAATTGTGGCTGTCCGGTGGAGAAGCTTGTGAAGtctggctgcggctgcgggcTTTGGGAACGCACCGGGCGGCTGCGCGATGTCGTGGAGAACTTGGCGATTCACCAGAGCCGCCCCGTGACAATCAAGTGCCGCATTGGTTTCGACGAAGCAATGCCGACTCTGCATCAGCAAATCCACCAGTACTCGACTTggggcgccgcagcagtgacggTGCACGGCCGCTCTCGCAAGCAGCGCTACACCAAGTTTGCCAACTGGGACTATGTGGATCAGTGTGCGCAGCTCTCCTCGTTGCCTGTGATTGGCAACGGCGACATAATGTCCCTGGAGGACGTGCTGGAGCACCGGCGGAGGCAGCCGCACATTACCTCACACATGATCGGTCGTGGCGCCCTCATCAAGCCCTGGTTGTTCGAAGAGATCAAGAGCGGCCAGGTGAAGGACATCAGCAGCTCGGAGCGGCTAGACATGTTGAGAGAGTTCTGTGGATGCGGAATGGCTCACTGGGGGTCAGACGAGCGCGGTGTCATGGCAACGCGGCGCTTCCTGTGCGAGTGGCTGTCGTTTCTTCATCGCTATGTGCCGGTTGGGCTCCTGGAGCGGCTGCCCCAGCGCATCAACGAGCGCCCGCCGTTCTACGAAGGCCGTAATGAGTTGGAGACGCTCATGTCCAGCGATAGCGTGACGGACTGGATCCGCATTAGTGAGCTACTGCTTGGGCCTGTCGAGGAGAAGTTTCGCTTTACCCCAAAGCACAAGAGCAACAGCTACGAACATGCGGCTGGACTGGACGGCGACCTTCGGGCAGAAGGTTAA
- a CDS encoding cytidine deaminase-like protein (TriTrypDB/GeneDB-style sysID: LpmP.17.0320), with translation MSAIKWSSPVVLNQLISLTRLPGEMQRAAVAAVTAHKNSYSPYSNFSVGAALLHDDGSVTAGCNYENCTLQSCCAERCAIVRANVEGRRYANAVAVYGRSYGAATVAHPPPADTLCTPCGLCRQLLAEVADLSQNFGEFLVVLVAYDAKQAKVVRLADLLPAKFGPADMGMTVMQMGSHPSA, from the coding sequence aTGTCCGCCATTAAGTGGTCTTCACCGGTGGTGCTGAATCAGCTCATCTCTCTTACAAGACTGCCGGGAGAGATGCAgcgggcagcggtggcggctgtcACGGCGCACAAGAATTCCTACTCCCCGTACTCGAACTTTTCCGTTGGCGCTGCCCTTCtccacgacgacggcagcgtcacggCCGGGTGTAACTACGAGAACTGCACGCTGCAATCCTGCTGTGCAGAGCGCTGCGCCATTGTGCGAGCCAATGTGGAGGGTCGCCGGTATGCCAACGCTGTGGCTGTTTACGGTCGTAGctacggcgctgccaccgtggCGCACCCGCCTCCAGCCGACACTCTTTGCACGCCGTGCGGGCTGTGCCGACAGCTGCTGGCCGAGGTGGCCGACCTCTCTCAGAACTTTGGGGAGTTCTTGGTGGTTCTTGTCGCGTACGATGCGAAGCAGGCGAAGGTGGTGCGTCTAGCAGATCTCCTACCGGCGAAGTTTGGCCCCGCAGACATGGGCATGACCGTAATGCAGATGGGCAGCCACCCCTCCGCCTAG
- a CDS encoding hypothetical protein (TriTrypDB/GeneDB-style sysID: LpmP.17.0330) has translation MGQAASYAESSVQRALLRLKEEEQADEDELLCACGYSRASLSSCTNGSAATAAQSRCGAESAGSSLPVTRSPDVHLPPPPESFGPLVSLTPEYYTLDELRDVLRYLPDPLWVSLYRVSLLYMLDNDHDGRINSTDISFFMDWGIKTVGRDVLPDQLAEVLQTYAALHCWHRCLHVAECIESERAATAATAQPRPGHRRSAGAGSSMRTHRRPISSSGAVGGDTLSLHQRAQRRPNQSVSSFMLLHFREAFLNTPAGGPVPLPGAIGIAAMNADVDNMSPSQSSALFESPRSAISQPVTDSVRYAAATHFAEWMLRVVQNQERDRRHERQFFERRVRCMATTAEVKLGNTTRLRHPSYVAQQSLRIRLSTSFLPAEAASADVPGEGDDLVVSVSQSSISGRQTSMISGILNGSAAVVAASSDADKATPELGVVPLTSAPQLPTSLSFEGPTAASATRLPHSPGTPAALKAFVKTLPHTSSHSRSAMPLSVPVALGGGGSGSPEGTRSPRSPRSPRSPPPTTDAGILPPIGSGSPDSHRGTAAGGPLFTGTSPAHQPSRPRQSAVAPTTQSMPSGGPPSSGHLDAAETAADLPAGASANANGIGISGKGEVEDGSFSNDNACSSSSSLASAAAAGAAATTAAATTTPNSGSAAPLLEHQVSVLLMDAEAFYVQLEATGWCTIGAVEEVYLDFAVEESYCMPFWSFCRLLNQASADEVQAALELPTDQAVAVLTSAAAVEEYRQAAAVRQLQRHVPGQRDGGSGSNNRYCGSVHGSGWASHLQLIPMFVVSEYTFVVFVAAFIHAYWAMLESMGVDP, from the coding sequence ATGGGCCAAGCCGCTTCCTACGCTGAATCTTCGGTGCAGCGAGCCTTACTGAgactgaaggaggaggagcaggcagacgaggacgagcttctctgcgcgtgtggcTATAGTCGTGCGTCACTTTCGTCCTGCACAAATGGCTCAGCCGCAACCGCCGCACAGTCACGGTGTGGCGCAGAGTCGGCTGGCTCATCTTTGCCAGTAACTCGCTCCCCAGATGTGCACCTTCCGCCACCGCCCGAGTCCTTCGGGCCGCTGGTATCGCTGACCCCGGAGTACTACACGCTTGATGAGCTGCGTGACGTGCTGCGATACCTGCCAGATCCGCTGTGGGTGAGCCTCTACCGCGTCTCGCTGCTGTACATGCTGGACAACGACCACGATGGCCGCATTAACTCCACCGATATAAGCTTCTTCATGGACTGGGGTATCAAGACGGTTGGTCGGGATGTCCTGCCAGATCAGCTCGCAGAGGTATTGCAAACGTATGCGGCGCTTCACTGCTGGCATCGCTGCCTTCACGTCGCTGAATGCATTGAGTCTGAGAGAGCCGCaaccgcagccacagcgcagccgcgtccTGGCCATaggcgcagcgcaggcgctggCAGCTCtatgcgcacacaccgacGGCCTATTTCATCGTCAGGCGCCGTCGGCGGCGATACCTTGTCGCTGCACCAGCGTGCTCAGAGGCGCCCGAATCAGAGCGTGTCATCCTTCATGCTTTTACACTTCCGTGAGGCATTTCTGAATACGCCGGCGGGGGGCCCCGTACCTCTTCCGGGAGCGATCGGCATCGCAGCCATGAACGCTGATGTGGATAATATGTCACCGTCGCAGAGCTCCGCGCTGTTTGAGTCGCCTCGGTCGGCTATCAGCCAGCCCGTCACAGACAGCGTTCGCTATGCCGCGGCGACACACTTTGCGGAGTGGATGCTGCGGGTCGTGCAGAACCAGGAGCGGGACCGTCGGCATGAGCGGCAGTTCTTCGAGCGTCGCGTGCGTTGCATGGCGACCACTGCTGAGGTGAAGCTCGGCAACACCACACGCCTGCGCCATCCATCGTACGTAGCCCAACAGTCACTTCGGATACGCTTGTCGACTTCGTTTCTCCCCGCCGAGGCCGCTAGCGCCGACGTACCGGGCGAAGGCGACGACTTAGTTGTGTCCGTCTCGCAGAGCAGCATATCAGGGCGTCAGACATCGATGATCTCAGGCATCCTGAACGGAAGTGCCGCTGTGGTTGCAGCGTCATCGGATGCGGATAAGGCGACTCCAGAGCTGGGGGTGGTGCCCCTGACGtcggcaccgcagctgcccaCCTCACTTTCCTTTGAGGGCCCCACGGCGGCATCGGCGACACGACTGCCTCATTCCCCCGGCACCCCCGCGGCGTTGAAGGCCTTCGTAAAGACGCTGCCGCATACGTCGTCACACTCTCGCAGCGCGATGCCACTTAGCGTTCCGGTCGCGctaggtggtggtggtagtggctCTCCGGAAGGCACGCGGTCACCGCGGTCACCGCGGTCACCGCGGTCACCACCGCCAACGACGGATGCCGGAATTCTCCCCCCAATAGGCAGTGGTTCTCCCGATAGCCACAGAGGgaccgctgctggtggtccGCTCTTCACAGGCACCTCGCCGGCTCATCAACCTTCGCGGCCGCGCCAGTCAGCGGTGGCACCCACAACGCAGTCGATGCCTTCCGGCGGACCTCCGTCCTCTGGCCACTTGGACGCGGCCGAGACGGCCGCGGACTTGCCTGCTGGTGCGAGTGCAAACGCGAACGGGATTGGCATCTCTGGCAAGGGGGAAGTGGAAGATGGCAGTTTCAGTAATGACAACGCGTGTAGCAGCTCCTCGTCATTagcctcagcagctgctgctggcgctgctgctactactgctgctgcgactaCAACTCCGAACAGTggctctgcagcgcctctacTGGAGCATCAGGTAAgtgtgctgctgatggaTGCGGAGGCGTTCTACGTGCAGCTGGAGGCCACTGGGTGGTGCACTATCGgagcggtggaggaggtgtacCTGGACTTCGCCGTGGAGGAGTCGTACTGCATGCCCTTCTGGTCCTTTTGCCGGCTGCTCAACCAGGCGTCTGCCGACGAAGTACAGGCCGCGCTGGAGCTGCCGACGGACCAGGCAGTGGCGGTACTGacgagcgcggcggcagtggaggagtATAGgcaagcagcggcggttCGGCAGCTGCAACGGCACGTTCCAGGGCAGCGCGATGGcgggagcggcagcaacaaccGCTATTGTGGAAGTGTCCATGGTAGTGGTTGGGCATCTCATCTGCAGTTGATTCCCATGTTCGTCGTCTCCGAGTACACGTTCGTGGTGTTTGTTGCGGCGTTCATACACGCCTACTGGGCAATGCTGGAGAGCATGGGGGTCGACCCATGA
- a CDS encoding Qa-SNARE protein, putative (TriTrypDB/GeneDB-style sysID: LpmP.17.0340), with protein sequence MALPLPPPLHCLLSLFLFVCLSFSFRTLRPPPPPPSPAPAMTPHDRLHARHEGTEVHCITVGATVITCTRIHRPFQVHHRYATMDAALHHEELLDLEQQVEALLLDMDVPHQQTAAGVGSSSGGGGGRGDVSSSSARAAAFAKAQDILRRLSRLLQHLRVEIRLLDDAERDVYEAHASEHARRIASLRSWAQQRKENAAKRTAAAVSLAQGQHSTGSSSIHFRAVEGGAGILWSPHEGGNDDPDRGDDSATSNRTEAHQTAARISEVQHRILQSLGHSEKLLNETETLGNEAATTLLVQTEQIKRTNAELDEMRSELELVSVELKSFMRRMARDRLIIFFVITIVVCIIVIVILAVLKHKWR encoded by the coding sequence ATggcccttcccctcccccctccccttcactgtctcctctccctctttctcttcgtctgtCTCTCGTTTTCGTTTCGCACGTTAcgccccccgcccccccccccttcacccgCTCCCGCGATGACGCCACACGACCGACTGCATGCGCGACATGAAGGCACAGAGGTGCACTGTATCACTGTCGGGGCCACCGTCATTACCTGTACTCGCATACACAGACCTTTCCAGGTGCACCACCGCTACGCCACGATGGACGCAGCTCTGCATCATGAAGAGCTGCTCGACCTCGAGCAACAGGTGGAGGCACTCCTCCTTGACATGGACGTACCGCATCAGCAGACCGCCGCCGGcgttggcagcagcagtggtggaggtggaggacgagGTGACGTTAGCTCTTCCTCTGCGCGTGCGGCGGCATTCGCTAAAGCGCAAGACATTCTACGGCGCCTGAGTCGACTCTTGCAACATCTTCGAGTGGAGATACGCCTGTTGGATGATGCGGAGCGCGACGTGTATGAAGCACACGCCAGCGAGCATGCAAGGAGGATTGcgtcgctgcgcagctgggcgcaacagagaaaagagaacgcCGCCAAgcgcactgccgcagccgtgTCGTTAGCTCAAGGCCAGCACAGTACTGGTTCCTCGAGTATACACTTTAGGGCTGTGGAGGGCGGCGCCGGTATACTGTGGTCACCGCATGAGGGCGGCAATGATGACCCCGACAGAGGGGACGACTCGGCGACGTCGAACCGTACCGAGGCTCACcagacggcagcgcgcatcagcgaggtgcagcaccgaATCCTGCAGTCTCTTGGACACTcggagaagctgctgaacGAAACCGAAACGCTTGGCAACGAGGCTGCCACGACGCTACTGGTGCAGACGGAGCAGATCAAGCGGACCAATGCTGAGCTGGACGAGATGCGCTCCGAACTCGAGCTTGTGAGCGTGGAGTTGAAGAGTTTTATGCGCCGCATGGCTCGTGACCGGCTGATCATCTTCTTTGTAATCACCATTGTGGTGTGCATCATCGTTATTGTCATATTGGCGGTACTCAAGCACAAGTGGAGGTAA
- a CDS encoding protein kinase, putative (TriTrypDB/GeneDB-style sysID: LpmP.17.0350): MRQEKTMQDFSIPLKRSASSKGRMCHEHCRSGSIGSDTSVLSSEEADPSGVMQDLDAAAAVAVASTSDSNSLANCIYLDMNDKKLLASKLGGISETFDNSEEDLDGDTGTSASRTGGLSFERTITDLPSTISASTCAPRGKAVPLEVRRFQCTKSILAFKEATKNDATPVPPKLVDFIVSLTTSKNGLCTEKEMCDWMVAQMCDRLETGQMWVISKTSNLLFSLLWRGSHVFIESVHSNGKSLFQVSHLAEVIKRTPQENITGKRLPCSLQSIKQSVAGQRPACSRPKPNNIANSNGALNPATVCFLEQLKQKAMLNSVANLGPPPDNEPIPLHINPTFDIPERETGFFISNTAYMESLCEYRFRHPTLDLAHGEILCDADYCYGDGSADSASGVPTHRTHPAVWEELLNDTLELIKAIATTDPQISICPTGMALATTRLRNAVLLYQVACRSLVRLVHSIFTSLRKVVSPQQTGLAVPSTTERTRAEQHPHSISGGDKVNGGCPAAVNFTFSSETARGFVNMHYNAIYQFNRTVRMFKAYCEATQHVSAEVAKKAADALRLVPEDDFAAFREALNQLQRSECGKVIDQLHLVAQSSSQETNDGSVRAPSVHCTSTGRAVADRNSMSNVAVGRVSSASRTPLLDSSALSTSPLNEGVCGSLLTLYEFNVAYTEDRKPMWIRQVDAVCALFDDKESAILRQIFKDGVDELWGQLHQFTNNSMAAAERALMTSSESPMLAARRDSSSVPCLLSSDGGGLQSEGRHVSYGDMTTRSSTYILRSLPRDVQSSQMGRSGSSVGKRDIISLNSGRESNTASLTGTAKSTERSIEELLEEDDVVVICNEECSCNDTLKLIDRFQVLMDVPLGQGSYGKVFRAWDEVTGCYLAAKELSLDLSKAHNVAVREVLQEYTVLTELSHPNIVRVVAFMVMKKSARIYMEWIPSGSLQDVLRHHPRGALRENIVRRYARDVVTGLTYLHSRGIIHRDVKPANMLLSSDGTVKLTDFGTSLVLNGNNRTLESNAITGTAAYMAPECVQGTYSSASDIWSFGCSLVQLLTGNAPWYNAEAGSSPEPIALLFKIGCLNDTTHLERPHDVLMEAPAATPTPSEVSASPSAATGPNISSTTATAAQPLDTSEELINMLNSIFMADRKKRPSARDLLHHPFFKLP, translated from the coding sequence ATGAGACAAGAGAAGACCATGCAAGACTTCTCCATACCCTTGAAGCGGAGCGCGAGCAGCAAGGGCCGCATGTGCCATgagcactgccgcagcggcagtatTGGCTCGGACACGTCCGTTTTGTCTTCCGAAGAGGCGGATCCGAGTGGAGTGATGCAGGACCtagacgctgctgctgctgttgcagtgGCTAGCACATCCGACAGCAACAGCCTCGCCAACTGCATCTACCTAGACATGAATGACAAGAAACTGCTCGCAAGCAAGCTTGGTGGCATATCCGAGACGTTCGACAACTCGGAGGAGGACCTCGACGGCGATACTGGCACGAGCGCCTCGCGAACCGGAGGCCTTTCTTTTGAGCGCACAATCACTGACTTGCCATCGACTATTTCTGCCAGCACCTGTGCGCCGCGCGGGAAGGCTGTTCCGCTCGAGGTGCGCCGCTTCCAGTGCACTAAGAGCATCCTCGCCTTCAAGGAGGCGACGAAGAACGACGCGACACCGGTGCCCCCCAAGCTGGTCGACTTCATCGtctccctcaccacctccaaGAACGGTCTGTGCACTGAGAAAGAAATGTGTGACTGGATGGTGGCGCAGATGTGTGACCGTCTCGAGACGGGGCAGATGTGGGTGATCTCCAAGACATCAAACCTGCTCTTTTCGCTGCTCTGGCGCGGCTCGCACGTCTTCATCGAAAGCGTTCACTCCAATGGTAAGTCGCTATTTCAGGTGTCGCATCTCGCTGAAGTGATTAAGCGCACCCCACAGGAGAACATTACCGGGAAGCGTCTGCCATGCTCGTTGCAGTCTATCAAGCAGTCTGTGGCAGGGCAGAGGCCGGCGTGCAGCCGGCCGAAGCCGAATAACATCGCCAACAGCAATGGGGCTCTGAACCCAGCAACAGTCTGCTTCTTGGAGCAGTTGAAGCAGAAGGCAATGCTCAATAGCGTGGCGAACTTGGGGCCCCCGCCGGACAATGAGCCCATCCCGCTGCACATCAACCCCACCTTCGACATACCGGAAAGGGAGACGGGCTTCTTCATATCAAACACCGCCTATATGGAGTCGCTCTGCGAGTACCGCTTCCGCCACCCGACGCTGGACCTGGCTCACGGCGAGATCTTGTGCGATGCGGATTACTGCTATGGCGACGGCTCCGCTGACTCGGCCTCTGGTGTCCCAACGCATCGCACCCATCCGGCGGTGTGGGAAGAGTTGCTCAACGACACGCTGGAGCTCATCAAGGCGATCGCCACAACCGATCCGCAAATCTCAATTTGTCCGACTGGCATGGCCCTGGCAACGACGCGGCTGCGCAATGCAGTCCTGCTTTATCAGGTGGCGTGCCGCTCCTTGGTGAGGTTGGTGCACTCCATCTTCACATCCCTTCGCAAGGTGGTGAGCCCGCAGCAGACGGGGTTGGCGGTGCCGTCAACGACGGAGCGCACTCGCGCTGAACAGCATCCCCATTCCATATCAGGCGGGGACAAAGTCAATGGCGGCTGCCCCGCAGCAGTGAATTTCACGTTCTCCTCGGAAACCGCGCGTGGTTTCGTGAATATGCACTACAATGCCATCTACCAGTTCAATCGCACGGTCCGCATGTTCAAGGCGTACTGTGAGGCGACCCAGCATGTATCTGCGGAGGTTGCCAAGAAGGCGGCAGACGCACTGAGGCTGGTACCAGAGGACGACTTTGCCGCCTTCCGTGAAGCGCTGAACCAGCTCCAGAGGAGCGAGTGTGGCAAGGTGATAGACCAACTACACCTTGTTGCGCAGTCATCATCTCAGGAGACTAATGACGGCAGCGTGCGTGCACCTTCCGTCCACTGCACGAGTACAGGGCGGGCAGTGGCGGACAGAAACTCAATGTCTAACGTCGCGGTAGGTAGGGTATCTTCGGCTTCGAGGACCCCCCTATTGGATAGCAGCGCGCtttccacctctcccctgAACGAGGGGGTGTGCGGGTCCCTATTGACGCTGTACGAGTTCAACGTGGCCTACACGGAGGACAGGAAGCCCATGTGGATTCGACAGGTGGATGCGGTGTGCGCACTCTTTGATGACAAGGAGTCCGCCATCCTTCGCCAGATCTTCAAAGATGGGGTGGATGAGCTCTGGGGCCAGTTGCACCAGTTCACTAACAACAGCATGGCAGCGGCCGAGAGAGCGCTCATGACGTCCAGCGAGTCACCGATgctggcggcgaggcgggacagcagcagtgttCCCTGCCTGCTTTCCTCAGACGGTGGTGGGCTTCAGTCGGAGGGTCGCCACGTTAGCTACGGTGATATGACGACCCGAAGCTCTACGTATATTCTTCGCTCGCTGCCACGCGACGTGCAGAGCTCGCAGATGGGCAGGTCGGGCTCTAGTGTCGGCAAGAGGGACATCATTTCTCTCAACAGCGGTAGGGAGAGCAACACCGCTAGCCTGACCGGCACTGCGAAGTCGACAGAGCGGTCGATCGAGGAGCTCTTGGAAGAGGATGATGTGGTGGTGATTTGTAACGAGGAGTGCTCGTGCAACGACACGCTAAAACTGATTGACCGTTTTCAGGTCTTGATGGATGTTCCACTCGGCCAGGGCAGCTACGGAAAAGTGTTCCGCGCGTGGGACGAGGTGACCGGATGCTACTTGGCTGCGAAGGAACTGTCGCTAGACTTGTCCAAGGCCCACAACGTCGCGgtgcgcgaggtgctgcaggagtaCACAGTGTTGACGGAGCTGTCGCACCCGAACATTGTGCGTGTGGTTGCCTTCATGGTGATGAAGAAGTCGGCACGCATCTACATGGAGTGGATACCGTCGGGCTCGCTCCAAGACGTGCTGCGCCATCACCCGCGCGGCGCACTGCGCGAGAACATTGTGCGTCGCTACGCGCGCGATGTGGTCACTGGTCTCACCTACCTGCACTCGCGCGGTATCATCCACCGCGACGTGAAACCGGCGAACATGCTACTGAGCTCTGACGGTACGGTGAAGCTGACCGACTTCGGCACCAGCCTCGTTCTCAACGGCAACAACCGCACACTTGAATCGAATGCGATCACCGGGACGGCGGCGTACATGGCTCCCGAGTGCGTGCAGGGGACCTACTCTTCCGCGTCGGACATCTGGTCATTTGGCTGTtcgctggtgcagctcctcacaGGCAACGCGCCGTGGTACAACGCCGAGGCCGGCTCCTCCCCGGAGCCCATCGCACTGCTCTTCAAAATTGGCTGCCTGAACGATACGACGCACCTCGAGCGACCGCACGATGTGCTGATGGAGGCCCCAGCAGCTACACCTACACCGAGCGAGGTTTCTGCCAGTCCTAGTGCTGCGACGGGCCCCAACATCTCCAGCACgactgcgactgctgcgcaacCGCTGGACACCAGCGAGGAGCTCATCAACATGCTCAACTCTATCTTCATGGCCGACCGCAAAAAGCGCCCGTCTGCGAGGGACCTTTTGCATCACCCCTTTTTCAAGCTCCCGTAA